AGCGACACAGGAGTTGGTTGTTCCTAAATCAATACCGACTACTTTTGCCATAAGAGATTTTCTCCTTTAACTTGCTACAATAAATTCTTTAATCTGGAGTTTTAAGTTCTACCCTCTATTCTGGGGAGTTATAGGCATGGTTTAAAAGTGCTGGATACCGAACAAAGAGATGACGGTTGGGGATTTTTAGACAGAGATGCTCTCTCGCCTATTACTTAACTGAGATTGTTGCTACCTAGTGAAACCAGTACCAGATCAGGCTAAACTAAGGGGTATTATTCTCTTAGCCTTTTCTTTTAATGGCATCTCCTTTTAGATAAAGGGGGAAAAGCAAATTAAAATTAGGTTGTTGGTTCAGGATTAAGGAGAAATGTAAAAATGTCACAACGAATATTAGTCATTGATGACAGTAAAATCATCAGAATGCGGGTCAAAGATATGCTACCATCGGATAACGTGCAAATTCTCGAAGCTAGAGATGGACAAGAGGGGCTTGATCTAATCCATTCTAAGCTCCCCCAACTAATCATTTTAGATTTTCTACTTCCGAAAAAAAATGGTTGGGAAGTTTATCAAGAGCTTCAAAAAAATCCGAAACTGAAAAATATTCCTCTTGTCTTAATGTCAGGACGCAAGGAGGAAGTAACGGAAAAAATTTCGGAACCTTTTGAGCACTTTGCCTTTGTTGAAAAGCCTTTTGAACGAGAACAACTGGTCAAAGCAATT
This window of the Euhalothece natronophila Z-M001 genome carries:
- a CDS encoding response regulator encodes the protein MSQRILVIDDSKIIRMRVKDMLPSDNVQILEARDGQEGLDLIHSKLPQLIILDFLLPKKNGWEVYQELQKNPKLKNIPLVLMSGRKEEVTEKISEPFEHFAFVEKPFEREQLVKAIKEARTKVARQQPAATSEPQATPTTEDGEEVEALKAQVAKLTQKVETQQGQIEKMQKQMNQLVSFIKNKMR